One region of Trichoderma breve strain T069 chromosome 7 map unlocalized scaffold00007, whole genome shotgun sequence genomic DNA includes:
- a CDS encoding aldehyde dehydrogenase family domain-containing protein — protein MAHADLVDQAISRLKDEPLFTGLAFIDGQWIEKKNTFEVIEPATEKILGHVANCDLADFQRAIESAYDAQRAFFRSSTAHSRGSLLRRWFELITANKDILATILSLENGKPIAESLGEVMFAASFVSWFADEAPRVYGTTIPSQQANTNVWTVKEPVGVCGIITPWNFPAAMITRKIAPALAVGCSVVIKPPSETPFTCLALTKLALEAGFPRAAIQVCPTKDRQAATELATNPLVSKISFTGSTGVGKMLAKLAAGTLKRVSLELGGNAPFIVFDDANIDAAVDGAIFSKFRGSGQTCICANRILVQNTVVREFTQKLVQKVASLKLGVGLDSASTQGPLVNRSAVAKVQSHIEDAVSKGAVVETGGSATDGTGFFFQPTVISRVTEDMKVASEETFGPLAPIFSFETEQDAVRLANHTEFGLAGYFFSRDVNRVMRVASELQVGMIGVNTGKISGCETPFGGVKESGYGREGSLHGIDEYITIKAITLGNLHL, from the exons ATGGCTCACGCTGATCTTGTTGATCAAGCCATTAGCCGG CTCAAGGACGAGCCACTCTTCACTGGCCTTGCGTTCATCGATGGTCAATggatagaaaagaagaacacaTTTGAAGTCATTGAGCCTGCAACGGAGAAGATTCTCGGACATGTTGCCAATTGTGATCTTGCGGATTTCCAACGCGCTATTGAATCTGCATATGATGCGCAGAGAGCCTTCTTTCGGAGTTCGACTGCTCATAGTAGGGGTAGCTTATTGCGCCGTTGGTTTGAGCTGATTACTGCCAACAAGGATATTT TGGCGACAATTCTCAGTCTTGAAAATGGTAAACCCATTGCAGAGTCTCTTGGAGAGGTTATGTTTGCAGCGTCATTCGTGTCATGGTTTGCCGATGAAGCCCCCCGAGTTTATGGAACAACAATCCCGTCCCAACAGGCCAACACGAATGTTTGGACGGTCAAAGAGCCAGTCGGGGTCTGTGGTATCATCACACCTTGGAATTTCCCAGCGGCCATGATCACACGTAAAATTGCACCAGCTTTAGCCGTTGGCTGTTCTGTTGTTATCAAGCCACCCAGCGAAACGCCGTTCACATGCCTTGCATTGACCAAGCTCGCGCTTGAGGCCGGCTTTCCCCGAGCCGCCATCCAGGTGTGTCCAACAAAGGATCGGCAAGCAGCCACAGAGTTGGCAACAAATCCGCTTGTGAGTAAGATTAGCTTTACCGGCTCGACCGGTGTTGGGAAGATGCTAGCAAAGCTCGCGGCCGGCACCCTGAAGAGAGtcagccttgagcttggcggAAATGCACCATTTATTGtctttgatgatgccaatatcgatgctgctgttgatggggcaatcttctccaaaTTTCGTGGTTCGGGACAGACTTGTATCTG TGCCAATCGCATCCTCGTCCAAAATACCGTTGTCAGAGAGTTCACACAAAAGCTTGTGCAGAAGGTGGCATCCTTGAAACTTGGCGTGGGATTGGACTCCGCAAGTACCCAAGGTCCGCTGGTGAACCGAAGTGCCGTCGCCAAAGTCCAATCGCATattgaagatgctgtatCAAAAGGTGCAGTAGTAGAGACTGGAGGAAGTGCTACTGACGGTACaggattcttcttccagccgACTGTGATATCTAGAGTCACTGAAGATATGAAGGTTGCTTCAGAAGAGACATTTGGTCCACTTGCCCCCATTTTTAGCTTCGAGACCGAGCAAGATGCTGTTCGCTTGGCCAACCACACCGAATTCGGCCTGGCAGGCTACTTTTTCTCCCGAGATGTCAATCGTGTCATGAGAGTGGCCTCAGAGCTACAGGTCGGAATGATTGGCGTAAACACTGGGAAGATTTCGGGGTGTGAGACACCATTTGGTGGAGTGAAGGAAAGTGGTTatgggagagaaggaagccTTCATGGGATTGATGAGTACATTACCATTAAGGCAATTACTCTAGGAAACCTGCACTTATAG
- a CDS encoding dehydratase family domain-containing protein, with protein MADGNSLKTGYLEFYRAGDEETHPDGKPVLNRYSRLLTKNYDFPGAKAMLYAAGVPDKEHMDTAPHVGIASVWWEGNPCNMTLLDLGKEVKRAVVEKGFLGWQYNTIGVSDAITMGHQGMRFSLQSREIIADSIETVTCAQCHDACIAIPGCDKNMPGSIIGMTRHNRPSIMIFGGTIAKGYSNTLRRPVNISTCFEAFGAYHYGTLKQPEDGGDTSKSKEDIIEDLEAHACPGAGACGGMYTANTMATAIESMGFTLPGSSSTPAASPTKMRECTRVADAIQICLEKDITPRQLLTKRSFENALVMTMALGGSTNAVLHLLAMAATADVQLTLDDFQRVSNKIPFIADLAPSGKYLMADLYEIGGVPSVHKLLIAAGLLDGDIPTITGKTLAENVQDWPSLPPDQVIIRPLSNPIKPTGHLQILRGNIAPQGAVAKITGKEGLVFQGKAMCFDKERHLNLALERGKIPHDENLVLIVRYEGPKGGPGMPEQLKASGAIKGAELTNIALVTDGRYSGASHGFIVGHVCPEAAVGGPIALVEDGDIITIDAVHNTINFDVSDEELAERRANWKPPKSPVSRGTLAKYAALVGDASHGAVTDLF; from the exons ATGGCAGACGGCAACTCTCTCAAAACTGGTTACCTCGAATTTTACCGtgcaggagatgaagaaacaCACCCAGACGGCAAACCGGTGTTAAATCGATATTCAAGGTTGCTCACTAAGAATTATGATTTTCCAGGAGCTAAG GCGATGCTCTATGCTGCTGGTGTGCCAGATAAAGAGCACATGGATACTGCGCCACATGTCGGTATTGCCAGTGTGTGGTGGGAAGGCAATCCATGCAATATGACTCTGCTAGATTTGGGTAAAGAAGTTAAAAGAGCTGTCGTCGAAAAAGGATTCCTGGGCTGGCAGTATAACACGATCGGCGTCAGtgatgccatcaccatgggTCACCAGG GGATGCGATTCTCACTCCAGTCGCGAGAGATCATTGCAGACTCCATTGAGACTGTGACATGCGCCCAATGCCACGATGCTTGCATCGCTATTCCTGGATGCGACAAGAATATGCCGGGATCCATTATCGGGATGACTAGACACAACCGACCGTCGATTATGATATTTGGCGGAACAATTGCCAAAGGCTACTCGAATACATTGCGCAGGCCGGTAAATATCAGCACATGTTTTGAAGCCTTTGGGGCATACCATTATGGCACCCTAAAGCAGCCTGAGGATGGTGGAGACACAAGCAAGTCCAAGGAGGATATTATTGAAGACCTTGAGGCGCATGCCTGCCCAGGTGCAGGGGCCTGCGGTGGAATGTATACGGCGAATACGATGGCCACTGCTATTGAGTCTATGGGGTTTACTCTACCTGGTTCGAGCTCAACGCCtgcggcatctccaactaAAATGCGGGAATGCACTAGGGTTGCTGATGCAATTCAAATCTGCCTGGAGAAAGATATCACTCCCCGGCAGCTTCTAACAAAACGATCTTTCGAAAACGCTCTTGTTATGACTATGGCATTAGGTGGGAGTACGAATGCTGTCTTGCACTTACTGGCGATGGCTGCAACTGCGGATGTGCAGCTGACGTTGGATGACTTTCAGCGAGTTTCAAATAAGATCCCATTCATTGCCGACCTTGCTCCGAGCGGCAAGTATCTCATGGCCGATTTATACGAGATTGGTGGAGTTCCGAGTGTTCACAAGCTGTTGATTGCAGCAGGGCTCCTGGACGGCGACATTCCCACCATCACGGGGAAGACTTTAGCAGAAAATGTCCAGGATtggccatctcttcctcctgaTCAGGTTATTATTCGGCCACTCAGCAACCCTATCAAGCCAACCGGTCACTTGCAGATCCTCAGGGGTAACATTGCACCTCAAGGAGCGGTGGCAAAGATTACTGGCAAGGAGGGGCTGGTATTCCAAGGCAAGGCGATGTGCTTTGACAAGGAGCGGCATCTGAATCTTGCTttggagagaggcaaaaTCCCTCATGACGAGAATTTAGTGCTGATTGTGAGATATGAGGGACCAAAGGGTGGACCGGGCATGCCTGAGCAATTGAAGGCGTCTGGGGCCATTAAGGGGGCTGAGCTCACGAACATTGCTCTGGTCACCGACGGCAGATACAGTGGCGCTTCTCATGGGTTTATTGTCGGCCACGTTTGCCCAGAGGCTGCAGTTGGAGGTCCTATCGCACTTGTCGAGGACGGTGATATTATCACTATTGATGCAGTCCATAATACTATCAACTTTGACGTTAGTGATGAAGAGTTGGCTGAAAGGAGGGCGAACTGGAAGCCACCAAAGTCCCCGGTCAGTCGGGGGACACTGGCCAAATATGCTGCCCTTGTCGGCGATGCGAGCCATGGAGCAGTTACAgatttattttaa
- a CDS encoding fungal specific transcription factor domain-containing protein, with the protein MSPPRKRVRRTFSACWTCRRRRVRCDGVVPGCTPCRKHSVACEGYSVELVWVDPSTGKYPPLSRRSLDSAHTWDGWPILDDEQLERLIDGDTDGSGTQIGQLEANPFTVFETSNNHRSPKNSPYEDLVQLHHRVNRRDIHEESKLSEKSDCALFDEGVYVGNFPFDEFTCLEPFSDIVGPHRHSSITLDSPILLDTLDCLPDLYARCEEELTNLGNEIRDVTDSIAALPKKSQIPRSISPIPNTFRSNSDDAAVFYHYMTWVAPLMVPVDDADNPWKSVYPSTALQDTSPASCALYHAILAQAAFNLANLYGDTNDDGPKKTAQGLEHYGASLHKLYQCLGSSTEEEYDACMATLYTLVITGAYARQKLPWRDHFGGAGGMVTKFLGQQPWAQSSRSWVISQSLALSFEIAQTSNTHRREQSSITDTLLGGVSSKCEFGFTIGSSGQVLQVISNIRLLVERMATGDIPENPGELIQKYIAELTSPSESTEHFDIEEIWENTPRKDRAEYLQRLHLRLFRNAAIIYLFRTVLNVPPQGVVKYVSTVLQDTLYFIQLHGGAVSMWPVFIAAVEAYEVKDQQIVEQWFDISGQLGIQNRRTAREVIRAVWEKRSQEAKNRGLKQSQIAIDWREVQQFLGLDLLLL; encoded by the exons ATGTCTCCTCCCCGTAAACGCGTGAGGAGAACTTTCTCAGCATGCTGGACATGCCGCCGGCGACGAGTTAGATGCGACGGCGTTGTGCCGGGATGCACACCATGTCGGAAGCACAGCGTGGCATGCGAGGGATACAGCGTCGAATTGGTTTGGGTCGACCCTTCCACAGGGAAATACCCGCCTTTATCTCGCCGGTCACTTGACTCAGCTCATACGTGGGATGGCTGGCCAATCCTGGATGACGAGCAGCTAGAAAGGCTGATTGATGGAGATACTGACGGCAGCGGAACGCAGATAGGCCAGCTTGAGGCGAATCCCTTTACGGTATTTGAGACTTCAAATAACCACAGAAGTCCTAAAAACTCCCCATACGAAGACCTTGTTCAACTACATCATCGTGTCAACAGAAGAGATATCCATGAGGAGTCGAAATTGTCAGAAAAGTCAGATTGTGCTCTCTTCGACGAAGGCGTATATGTTGGCAATTTCCCATTCGACGAATTCACATGCTTGGAACCCTTTTCTGACATCGTGGGTCCTCATCGGCATTCATCGATTACCCTTGATTCGCCCATATTATTGGACACATTGGACTGTCTCCCGGATCTGTACGCACGTTGTGAGGAAGAGCTCACAAATTTGGGTAACGAAATACGAGATGTAACGGACAGCATCGCAGCCTTGCCTAAGAAAAGTCAAATACCCCGCTCAATTTCGCCGATACCGAATACTTTCCGATCGAACTCAGACGACGCTGCAGTATTCTATCATTATATGACTTGGGTGGCGCCGCTGATGGTTCCGGTTGATGATGCGGACAATCCGTGGAAATCAGTGTACCCGTCCACAGCCTTACAAGATACATCACCGGCGTCTTGCGCTCTATACCATGCGATATTGGCACAAGCAGCCTTCAATCTAGCAAATTTATATGGCGATACGAATGATGATGGTCCAAAGAAAACCGCTCAAGGGCTCGAGCATTATGGGGCTTCCTTGCATAAACTATACCAGTGCTTGGGCTCttcaacagaagaagaatacgATGCTTGCATGGCGACGCTTTATACCCTGGTTATTACAGGA GCTTATGCTCGACAGAAGTTACCCTGGCGTGACCACTTTGGTGGCGCAGGAGGCATGGTGACCAAGTTCCTAGGACAGCAACCGTGGGCGCAATCATCACGATCTTGGGTCATATCTCAGAGTCTTGCCCTTTCGTTCGAAATTGCACAAACATCCAACACTCACAGAAGAGAACAATCCTCTATTACAGATACCTTATTGGGGGGTGTCTCCTCAAAGTGTGAATTTGGCTTCACTATAGGATCTTCTGGTCAGGTCTTACAAGTCATCTCCAATATCAGGCTCTTAGTCGAGCGAATGGCTACAGGGGACATTCCTGAAAACCCGGGCGAGCTGATTCAAAAATACATAGCCGAACTAACATCGCCATCAGAGAGTACGGAACATTTTGACATCGAGGAAATTTGGGAAAATACTCCTAGAAAGGACCGGGCTGAATATCTTCAACGGTTGCATCTGCGGCTATTCAGGAACGCAGCGATCATATATCTCTTCCGAACTGTCCTAAATGTTCCGCCACAGGGTGTCGTAAAATATGTCTCTACAGTTCTTCAAGACACACTCTATTTCATACAGCTTCATGGAGGAGCTGTCTCTATGTGGCCTGTCTTCATAGCAGCTGTTGAGGCATATGAAGTAAAGGATCAACAAATAGTTGAACAATGGTTCGACATATCTGGTCAACTTGGCATTCAGAATCGTCGAACAGCGAGGGAGGTCATTCGCGCTGTGTGGGAGAAGAGGTCGCAGGAGGCAAAAAATAGAGGCCTCAAGCAGAGTCAAATAGCAATTGACTGGAGGGAAGTTCAGCAatttcttggtcttgatctcCTGCTTCTTTGA
- a CDS encoding enoyl-(Acyl carrier protein) reductase domain-containing protein: MTSTDELQGKLALITGASGGIGKACADVLYRQGVRLALTYSSSKGDVNRLAEELSEIELAQHFGRPKVSIHQVDMAVSEQIGRVFEEIKTEHGQFPDILLSNAGHGKRIPNLEDISLDEFEYTIRVNLTASFILCKLAVPHMKAKGWGRIILMGSIAGYGGGINGCHYAASKAGLMGMVKNLALKHAQDGITINDVAPAMIGGTRMIPDAQFVEGTPGDVRNIPVGRLGRPEEVANVVIMLCKTGYMTGQSILLSGGLK, from the exons atgaCTTCTACCGACGAGCTGCAAGGCAAACTTGCCTTGATTACGGGAGCATCTGGAGG AATTGGCAAAGCTTGTGCCGATGTTCTCTATCGCCAAGGTGTTCGTCTTGCTTTGACATATTCATCGTCAAAAGGCGATGTCAACCGTCTTGCCGAAGAGCTGAGCGAGATTGAGCTGGCACAGCATTTCGGCCGGCCAAAAGTTTCCATTCACCAAGTTGACATGGCTGTTTCTGAGCAAATTGGTCGAGTGTTTGAAGAAATCAAGACTGAACACGGGCAATTTCCGGATATCCTACTCTCTAATGCCGGTCATGGGAAGCGCATCCCGAATCTGGAAGATATCAGCCTCGATGAATTCGAGTATACCATCCGCGTGAATTTGACAGCATCATTCATACTGTGCAAGCTAGCGGTACCGCACATGAAGGCGAAAGGATGGGGCCGCATCATCTTGATGGGTAGCATTGCAGGTTACGGGGGAGGCATCAATGGTTGCCACTATGCCGCTTCTAAGGCCGGATTGATGGGCATGGTGAAAAATCTGGCTCTCAAACACGCTCAAGATGGTATCACTATCAACGACGTTGCCCCTGCAATGATTGGCGGTACTCGTATGATTCCTGATGCCCAATTTGTTGAGGGCACTCCCGGCGACGTGCGGAACATTCCTGTTGGACGACTCGGCAGGCCGGAGGAGGTCGCTAATGTAGTTATAATGCTATGCAAAACTGGATACATGACGGGCCAAAGCATACTACTTAGCGGAGGACTAAAATAA
- a CDS encoding alcohol dehydrogenase groES-like domain-containing protein, translated as MMQAVVFKGKLQVKVEQRHIPKIEDAEDIIVKVGYTALCGSELHVFRGDLPTETTDFIMGHEFTGEVVEVGSAVTTLKPGDKVITPFTISCGKCFYCKQGYSSRCEKNLLFGSPRLDGGQAQYCRVPLADGCVVKAPAKIREHLLVLMADIYPTGYFAAYNAFRGVQEEVHRQSVVLVAGCGPVGLCALVAALDYKPRHVIAIDSIGSRLEQAKRLGAEPWDYRADMDGLRARVMELTDGRGADVAIEVVGHSDALEMCFSLLRPWGKISSVGVHVGSIPWTGNQAFHKNLSIDMGRCPVRSLFPQALESLERHQDDLEFLAENTKPLSEAVKWYDEFNNMRVQKIIFDASK; from the exons ATGATGCAGGCCGTAGTTTTCAAGGGAAAACTACAGGTGAAGGTGGAGCAGCGGCATATTCCtaagattgaagatgctgaagacatcatcgtcaaggtCGGATATACAGCGCTCTGCGGAAG TGAGCTCCACGTGTTCCGTGGAGATCTTCCCACTGAAACCACCGATTTCATCATGGGACATGAATTTACTGGAGAGGTTGTGGAAGTTGGGTCGGCGGTGACCACTCTCAAGCCAGGAGATAAAGTCATAACGCCTTTTACAATAAGCTGCGGCAAATGTTTCTACTGCAAGCAGGGCTATTCTTCGCGGTGTGAGAAGAATCTTCTCTTCGGCTCGCCTCGACTGGATGGTGGCCAAGCTCAGTATTGCCGCGTTCCCCTAGCCGATGGATGTGTTGTGAAAGCACCTGCAAAAATCCGAGAGCACTTGCTGGTGTTAATGGCCGACATCTACCCGACTGGATATTTTGCAGCTTATAATGCCTTTCGGGGGGTGCAAGAAGAGGTTCATCGCCAGAGTGTGGTGTTGGTTGCTGGCTGTGGCCCGGTCGGATTGTGCGCTTTGGTTGCCGCACTCGATTATAAGCCGAGACatgtcatcgccatcgatAGCATTGGATCACGCTTGGAACAAGCTAAAAGATTGGGTGCTGAGCCGTGGGACTACCGCGCGGACATGGATGGTCTCCGGGCACGTGTGATGGAATTGACGGATGGGCGAGGAGCAGACGTTGCGATTGAAGTCGTGGGACACAGTGACGCCCTTGAAATGTGTTTCAGTCTACTACGGCCCTGGGGAAAGATATCTAGTGTGGGTGTTCACGTGGGTTCGATTCCATGGACTGGGAACCAAGCATTCCACAAGAATCTCAGTATAGATATGGGTCGGTGCCCAGTACGAA GTTTGTTTCCTCAAGCGCTTGAAAGCCTCGAGCGCCACCAGGACGACTTGGA ATTCCTGGCAGAAAATACAAAACCCCTGTCCGAGGCAGTCAAATGGTATGATGAGTTCAACAACATGAGAGTGCAGAAGATTATATTTGATGCGAGTAAATAG
- a CDS encoding amino acid permease domain-containing protein, with product MSRGLPTTQIDAEDGLAPPVSSDGSRDKEKVLDQRQSAASFQEQENSPTEQPEQLKRHLQGRHVQMIAIGGAIGAGLFVGAGSALSVGGPASLLISFIIVGIMMYLMMQALTELAVLYPVNGAFYTYIVRFIDPSWGFAIGAEYAFQWLCLLPFEITAAGITISFWRDDINIGVWIAVFLVTVSLIQLFGVRGYGEAEFVLSMIKMVACMGFIILGIIINCGGVPTDDRGYIGARYWHDPGAFRNGFKGFCSVFVTASFAFGGTEMTGLAAAETADPQKQIPKAAKQVFFRIAFFYVVNLFILGLIVPSDSDVLLGSSGANTKASPFVLAIELAGIKVLPTIFNVVITISVLSVANSAMYASTRTFQAMAMYKMMPSSFGYVDSHGRPVVTIVLQILFGLLAFINEKTSSGEVLFSWLLALTGVSWYFIYGSICVAHIRFRSAWKFNGHTPKELPHQATFGVWGSYVGVFLNFICLCAQIYTALWPPSGASPNAKTFFNACLALLVILVLYIFWKVYSWFKHPEHRPMYVKIKDIDVYEGLRDGWNAGSAVEETQQKKGKVMRLLSC from the exons ATGTCTCGCGGCTTACCTACCACACAAATCGATGCCGAAGATGGGCTCGCACCCCCAGTATCATCCGATGGTTCGAGGGATAAGGAGAAAGTTCTGGATCAACGGCAATCGGCCGCATCAttccaagaacaagagaacaGTCCTACAGAACAACCTGAACAGCTCAAGAGGCACCTGCAAGGCCGCCATGTACAAATGATTGCTATTG GTGGTGCTATTGGAGCTGGCCTTTTCGTGGGTGCCGGATCTGCCTTGTCAGTCGGAGGGCCAGCATCTCTG CTTATATCCTTTATTATTGTTGGCATCATGATGTATCTCATGATGCAAGCTTTGACTGAGCTGGCCGTTCTCTATCCCGTAAACGGCGCTTTTTACACTTATATAGTGCGTTTCATTGATCCATCGTG GGGCTTTGCAATAGGCGCAGAATATGCGTTTCAATggctttgtcttcttccatttgAGATAACGGCGGCTGGAATCACGATTTCATTTTGGAGAGACGACATCAATATCGGTGTCTGGATTGCTGTGTTCCTTGTCACGGTGTCTCTGATACAATTGTTCGGAGTTCGTGGATATGGCGAAG CTGAGTTTGTCTTGAGCATGATCAAAATGGTAGCATGCATGGGCTTCATCATTCTCGGAATTATCA TCAACTGTGGGGGTGTGCCAACCGACGACCGTGGCTATATCGGAGCTCGGTACTGGCATGACCCTGGCGCTTTCCGTAACGGCTTTAAAGGGTTCTGTTCAGTCTTTGTGACAGCCTCATTTGCCTTCGGTGGCACGGAGATGACCGGACTTGCCGCAGCGGAAACGGCAGATCCACAAAAGCAAATCCCCAAGGCAGCGAAACAAGTCTTCTTCCGCATTGCCTTCTTTTACGTCGTGAATCTCTTCATTTTGGGTCTCATCGTCCCAAGCGACAGCGATGTACTACTCGGTTCCAGTGGCGCAAACACCAAAGCATCGCCGTTTGTTCTCGCCATCGAATTAGCAGGAATCAAGGTTCTCCCTACGATTTTCAATGTTGTCATCACCATATCGGTTCTAAGCGTGGCAAATTCTGCCATGTATGCATCGACACGCACGTTTCAGGCCATGGCTATGTATAAAATGATGCCCAGCTCTTTCGGCTATGTAGATAGCCACGGCAGACCGGTCGTGACCATCGTCTTGCAAATTCTCTTTGGCTTGCTCGCTTTTATCAACGAGAAAACATCAAGCGGTGAAGTTTTATTCTCGTGGCTTTTGGCACTTACTGGCGTTTCATGGTACTTCATCTATGGGAGCATATGCGTTGCACACATTCGTTTTAGAAGTGCGTGGAAGTTCAACGGTCACACACCGAAAGAGTTACCTCACCAAGCAACATTTGGAGTGTGGGGAAGTTATGTTGGGGTTTTTCTGAACTTCATTTGCCTTTGTGCACAAATATATACAGCTCTATGG CCTCCGAGCGGAGCGAGTCCCAACGCAAAAACATTCTTCAATGCGTGTCTTGCCCTGCTAGTCATTTTGGTTCTGTACATATTCTGGAAAGTTTACAGTTGGTTCAAGCACCCTGAGCACAGGCCCATGTACGTTAAGATCAAGGACATTGACGTGTATGAGGGGTTgcgagatggatggaatgcTGGATCAGCTGTCGAAGAGacgcagcagaagaagg GCAAAGTCATGCGACTGCTGTCATGTTAG